The region AATATGTTAAGGGTACAAAATGAGCGTTTAGATGTAAATTATTTCCCATCAACACGTGAATACGCGCAACAATACGGTGTAGATAAAAATTTATTAGAATCTTTAAACAAAGAAATTGTAATTATGCACCCAGGGCCTATAAATCGTGGAGTTGAAATAACATCAGATGTAGCCGATTCACAACAATCGGTTATATTAGATCAGGTTGAAAATGGAGTTGCAATTCGCATGGCTGTAATCTATTTACTTGCATCTAAAATAAAATAATTGTATTTTTAAAAGAAAAAAATGAAAGTAAAGGAAAAAAATAATGTAGTTATTTTTAAAAAAAGCGCTGAAGATTTTACAGTTTTTGCAGATAAAATAATAGAAAACGATCATGTTTTTAAAAACAAAAATGTATTAATTGATTTAGAAGAAATAGATTTGCGACCTTCACAAATTATACCTTTTGAAGCAATTGCAGTGATGCAAAAAAAGCAAAAAAAATCGTTTGTAATTGTTGCTAATGTTGATTTTGATGAAATTGGCGAAGAAATAATTGTAGTGCCTACCGTACAAGAAGGTTTTGATATTATTGAAATGGAAGAAATTGAAAGAGATTTAGGTTTTTAATCCACCTCTTTTATAAAAAAAGCATGAAAGTTAGTATTTTAGGTTGCTATTCTGCAACACCACGTACCATAACAAACCCAACAGCACAGGTTTTAGAAATTAACAACCAAATGTATTTAATTGATTGTGGCGAAGGTACGCAAGTGCAGTTACGCAAGCATAAAATTAAATTCTCACGCATTAACCACATTTTTATATCGCATTTACATGGCGATCATTTTTTTGGATTAATAGGTTTAATATCAACCTTTTCGCTTTTAAATCGCCCAAATGATTTACATGTTTATGGACCAAAAGGCATTAAAGACATTATATTACTTCAAATAAAATTAAGTAAATCGTACACCAAATACAATTTGCATTTTCATGAATTAGAAGCAACACAATCTGAACTCATTTTTGAAGACGATAAAATAGCGGTATATACTTTACCTTTAAAACACCGTGTTTACGCCAATGGCTTTTTGTTTAAAGAAAAACCAGGTTTACGCCGAATAAATTTTGAAGAAGCTAAAAAATATCCTATCGAAGTATGTTATTTTAACAAATTAAAACAAGGTTTTAACTTAACGCAAAAAAACGGTGATGTAATTAAAAATGAATGGGTAACGTTTGACCCGTTACCAACACAATCTTACGCATTTTGTTCGGATACCATTTATAACGAAGAACTAATTCCGTTAATTGAAAATACCGATGTGTTGTATCATGAAAGTACTTTTTTAGAAAAAGATATTGAAAAATGTATTCCTACAGGGCATTCAACTGCTAAGCAAGCGGCAAGTATTGCCAAACAAGCAAATGTAAAACATTTAATTTTAGGGCATTATTCTACCCGTTATGCAGATATTCAACTATTTAAACAAGAAGCTGAAGCAGTTTTTACCCCAGTTTTATTAGCAGACGACGGTTTGGTTTTTAAATTTTAAAGCAATGAACGATTTAAGTAATTACAGAAAATCATACGATAAAAGCGAATTGTTAGAATCGATGATTGATGAAAATCCAATGATGCAATTTCAAAAATGGTTCTACGAAACCGAGCAATTTGGTGGAGTAGATGAAGTAAATGCCATGAGTGTTTCAACAATAGGGTTAGATGGTTTTCCTAAAACGCGCATTGTTTTACTTAAAAAGTACGATGAAAACGGCTTTACTTTTGTAACTAATTACGATTCTGAAAAAGGAAAGGCTTTATTGCAAAATCCGCACATTTGCTTGTCGTTTTTCTGGCCTTCCATTGAAAGGCAGGTCATTATTAAAGGATTAGCCGAAAAACAATCTGAAGCTTATTCAGAAGGATATTTTCATTCACGCCCCAAAGGCAGTCAGTTAGGTACCGTTGTATCGCCTCAAAGTCAAGTAATTCCAAACCGAGAATTCTTAGATAACAAACTAAAAGAACTGGAAAATCAATATGAACATTCTGAAGTTAATAGACCAGAAAATTGGGGTGGTGTTTTAGTACGCCCTGTTTCAATAGAATTTTGGCAAGGTCGCCCAAACCGTTTACACGATAGAATTATTTATACATTGTTACCAACGGGCGATTGGCGTATTGAACGCTTGGCACCGTAACTTTTTTTAATTAAATTGTACGTTTACAATTCGCAATTCGTTAGCATCAATAATTTTATTAGCGTTAAAATCGGTTAAAAAAATAAAAGTTAAACGGTTGGTTTTTAATTGTTGCATTGGTAAATCTTTACCATTTAAGTAGATTCTATTTATTTGCCATTCAAAAGTACCCCAATCTGTTTTGTTTGTAACCATTTCGGTGTTTCTACTCATCTCATTTTCGTAAAATAGCAAATGATGCATATAGTTATCTACTACAGCCGAAAAATAAAAACCATCTTCTTCAACAGCTATTCTGTTTGAATTTTCAAAAAAAGGAATCAAGCTAATGGGCATGCCTTCTTCAATATTATATAAAGGCATTTTTTCTTGAATAATTGTAGCCTTTAAACCTTGATTTTCATCATTAAATTTCCGGAAAATTTTACTTGTAAAACGTATTTTAAAAGGTTGCTTTTGCAATGTTATTGTTTCGTTTTCTTTAAAAACAACTTGTGTTTTGTTGTTTTGTATAAAAGTAATTTCGTTATCAAAATTTTGAGCAGTTGTTAGCTGAACAAAGCAAATTAAAGCAAATAAGTAAATGTTTTTCATATAGTTATAAAAATTACAATATACTTTAAAAAGGATGAGTTTCCAAATGAAATATAAATAAGTGTATACGTGGTGTTAAATTATATATAATGCAATAAATGTTTAATTTTAGATGTGTTTATTACATAATTTGCAATAAATATTATATTTGTATAAATTTAGAATTATGAAAATTGTATTAAAATTAGTTTTTATTTTAATAAGCACATTTGCTTATTGCCAACCCAAAGCCATATTAAACAAAACTACGTATCAATTTTGGTTAAACGAACCTAAAAAAGTAACCGATAAAATGCCTCTAATTGTTTTTTTACACGGGCGCAGTTTATCTGGAACCAACATAGAAAAAGTAAAACGATACGGTGCTTTAAAAGGGGTAGAAAAAGGGCTAGATATACCTGCTTATTTAGTGGCGCCACAATTACCTTCGGGGCCATGGAACCCAGAACGAGTTGACGAAATTGTTAATTATATGGTTAAAACGTATAATATTGATGAAGAAAGAATTTATGTTACCGGTATGAGTTTAGGATCGTACGGTACCATGAAATACGTTGGGGCATATCCTAATAAAGTAGCTGCAGCAGTATCTATTTGCGGTGGCGGCGATGTTAACGACGCATGTAATTTAGCGCAAGTGCCTATAAAGGTAATTCACGGCGATAAAGATTTTATTGTGCCGTTATCAGAATCGCAAAAAATTGTAAATGCCGTTAAAAAGTGCAATAAAAATGCACCAATAGAATTTCAGGTAATTAAAGGGGGCAGTCACGGTAGTGTAGAAGATTTTTACCGCCATCAAGAACTTTATAATTGGTTGTTACAACATTCTAAAACTAAAAATACATTATAAAAAAAGTGAACTCAAAAATGAGTTCACTTTTTATTTATTCATTTTCTTCCAATTTTTTACATAATCAAAAACTTGGTTATATGAAAACTCTCCAAAATACGCATTGTAATCTCCGTTTGGAAAAATAATTACAAAGCTTGCGAATTGATGGTGAAATTCACTAAAAAAACGCTTTTCAATTTCGTGATTTGGGTCTTTTTTCCAATCAATAAATTTGTTTCCTTCATATACATTTGTTGATTCTTTTTTAAATACAAATAATGTTTGCCCATTTATAGTTTTTTGTAATTTATTTTCAAAAACATTGGTTTCATCTTTAAAAATTTGCAAACCATTCAAATCGGGATTTCTAGATATATTTGTAACATCAGGCCCGGGATAATAGTAAATAAATAAGGGTTTTTTAAAGTCTAATTGAGTTTTTAAATTATTGTTTAAATAAATTACAAGTTCTGTATAATCTTTTATTTTTCCAGATTTTTCGCGGTTTTTTATCAATCTATAAACAGTACCATCGTCATTTTGACCAACCAAAACGCCTTTGTTATGATATTTTTGAAATTCATAATAACTTATTTCTTTTCCATCAAAATTTAAATAAGAAATTTTAGATTTTTGCGCAAAACACAAAACAGGAAAAATCAATAAAAGTAAAAATGTAAAGTTTTTCATAATAAGTAATTTATATCAAATGTATCTATTTTATTATAAAATCCAAACTGTTAGTTTATTGCTTACAAAATCCAATTAAAAACGATATATTTGCACCGTTTAAAAAATCGATATAAAATAGCACAATTATATGAAAGCAGGTATTGTAGGATTACCAAACGTAGGAAAATCAACTTTGTTTAACTGTTTGTCAAACGCAAAAGCACAAAGTGCAAATTTTCCGTTTTGTACCATTGAACCAAATATTGGGGTTGTAAACGTACCAGATCCTAGAATTAATAAATTAGAAGAATTAGTAAAGCCAGAACGTGTGC is a window of Myroides sp. JBRI-B21084 DNA encoding:
- a CDS encoding ribonuclease Z; this encodes MKVKEKNNVVIFKKSAEDFTVFADKIIENDHVFKNKNVLIDLEEIDLRPSQIIPFEAIAVMQKKQKKSFVIVANVDFDEIGEEIIVVPTVQEGFDIIEMEEIERDLGF
- a CDS encoding ribonuclease Z, whose protein sequence is MKVSILGCYSATPRTITNPTAQVLEINNQMYLIDCGEGTQVQLRKHKIKFSRINHIFISHLHGDHFFGLIGLISTFSLLNRPNDLHVYGPKGIKDIILLQIKLSKSYTKYNLHFHELEATQSELIFEDDKIAVYTLPLKHRVYANGFLFKEKPGLRRINFEEAKKYPIEVCYFNKLKQGFNLTQKNGDVIKNEWVTFDPLPTQSYAFCSDTIYNEELIPLIENTDVLYHESTFLEKDIEKCIPTGHSTAKQAASIAKQANVKHLILGHYSTRYADIQLFKQEAEAVFTPVLLADDGLVFKF
- the pdxH gene encoding pyridoxamine 5'-phosphate oxidase, whose product is MNDLSNYRKSYDKSELLESMIDENPMMQFQKWFYETEQFGGVDEVNAMSVSTIGLDGFPKTRIVLLKKYDENGFTFVTNYDSEKGKALLQNPHICLSFFWPSIERQVIIKGLAEKQSEAYSEGYFHSRPKGSQLGTVVSPQSQVIPNREFLDNKLKELENQYEHSEVNRPENWGGVLVRPVSIEFWQGRPNRLHDRIIYTLLPTGDWRIERLAP
- a CDS encoding prolyl oligopeptidase family serine peptidase — encoded protein: MKIVLKLVFILISTFAYCQPKAILNKTTYQFWLNEPKKVTDKMPLIVFLHGRSLSGTNIEKVKRYGALKGVEKGLDIPAYLVAPQLPSGPWNPERVDEIVNYMVKTYNIDEERIYVTGMSLGSYGTMKYVGAYPNKVAAAVSICGGGDVNDACNLAQVPIKVIHGDKDFIVPLSESQKIVNAVKKCNKNAPIEFQVIKGGSHGSVEDFYRHQELYNWLLQHSKTKNTL